Proteins encoded by one window of Dialister pneumosintes:
- the nrdR gene encoding transcriptional regulator NrdR, which yields MKCPFCDNPNTKVTDSRDTDDGASIRRRRQCLSCDKRFTTYETIEQGVLRVMKKDGTREMFDRNKVRSGIVRACEKRNISSEQIERMVNSIEHHVRSDPCQEVTTESIGNFVMDELKKIDQVAYVRFASVYREFKDISSFMTELKTLMESKK from the coding sequence ATGAAATGTCCTTTTTGTGATAATCCAAATACTAAAGTAACGGATTCTCGTGATACGGATGATGGAGCTTCTATACGTCGAAGAAGACAATGTTTATCTTGTGATAAACGCTTTACTACTTATGAAACCATAGAACAAGGTGTACTTCGTGTTATGAAAAAAGATGGTACACGTGAAATGTTTGATAGAAATAAAGTGCGAAGCGGAATAGTCAGGGCTTGTGAAAAACGAAATATCAGTTCCGAACAAATTGAACGCATGGTAAACTCTATTGAACATCATGTTAGAAGTGATCCTTGTCAAGAAGTAACTACTGAAAGTATTGGGAATTTTGTTATGGATGAATTAAAAAAAATAGATCAAGTAGCCTATGTTCGTTTTGCTTCGGTTTATCGAGAATTTAAGGATATTAGCAGTTTTATGACAGAATTAAAAACGTTGATGGAAAGTAAGAAATAA
- the ftsZ gene encoding cell division protein FtsZ — translation MSDLANIKVIGVGGGGNNAVNRMIDAKVQGVEFIAVNTELQVLDKSNADVKIQIGEKVTRGLGAGAKPEVGGNAAEESRDEIIKALTGADMVFVTAGMGGGTGTGAAPVVAQCAKELGALTVAVVTKPFSIEGKIRMNNAFSGIEKLKQNVDAILVVPNDKLLGIIDKKTSVKDAFRLADDVLRQGIQGISDLITVPGVINLDFADVKTIMSDQGEALMGIGIGSGESRASDAAKQAISSPLLERSIEGAKGIIISITGNEDLGLFEINEASQIITEAADPDANIIWGTAIDPDMDDTVKITVIATGFADGKKISSMGTTTFGGGARSSTIAVPDFLKK, via the coding sequence ATGAGTGATTTAGCAAATATCAAAGTAATTGGCGTTGGTGGTGGCGGAAACAATGCTGTTAATCGAATGATAGACGCTAAAGTACAAGGTGTTGAATTTATTGCAGTAAATACAGAATTGCAAGTTTTAGATAAATCCAATGCTGATGTAAAAATTCAAATCGGAGAAAAAGTTACACGTGGATTAGGTGCAGGTGCTAAGCCCGAAGTTGGTGGAAATGCAGCAGAAGAATCTCGTGATGAAATAATAAAAGCCCTGACCGGTGCAGATATGGTATTTGTAACTGCCGGAATGGGTGGCGGTACAGGTACTGGTGCAGCACCTGTTGTAGCACAATGTGCTAAAGAATTAGGAGCTTTGACCGTAGCTGTAGTAACTAAACCATTTTCCATTGAAGGTAAAATTCGTATGAATAATGCTTTTTCTGGAATTGAAAAGTTAAAGCAAAATGTAGATGCTATATTAGTAGTTCCTAATGATAAGTTATTAGGAATTATTGATAAAAAAACATCTGTAAAGGATGCTTTTAGATTGGCAGATGATGTCCTTCGTCAAGGGATTCAAGGGATTTCAGACTTAATTACTGTTCCGGGAGTAATTAATCTCGATTTTGCTGATGTAAAAACTATCATGAGCGATCAAGGTGAAGCACTTATGGGAATTGGTATTGGTTCTGGAGAAAGTCGTGCGAGTGATGCTGCTAAACAGGCTATTTCAAGTCCATTATTGGAACGTAGTATTGAAGGTGCTAAAGGTATTATTATCAGTATTACCGGTAATGAAGATTTGGGATTGTTTGAAATTAATGAAGCTTCTCAAATTATTACTGAAGCTGCTGATCCGGATGCAAATATTATTTGGGGAACAGCTATTGATCCGGATATGGATGATACCGTTAAGATTACTGTTATTGCTACAGGATTTGCTGATGGTAAGAAAATATCTTCTATGGGAACAACTACCTTTGGTGGGGGTGCTCGTTCATCTACTATAGCGGTACCAGATTTCCTGAAAAAATAA
- a CDS encoding cell division protein FtsQ/DivIB produces MGKFKSFDDFQRTIHKGLDRQENHKETNFISNVNNDSTELPLELSNKNIKKKRRKIRIKKKWKTRFMMGCAVFFIILLSFLFLPLPFGDIRVTGSAVVTRSDIIFEGKIKHPVNVLQINISNVKQRLLHDIRVSSIDIKRSFPFYIDVIVHDRTPYAIVQGDYVYAVLDKNGRVMDTQTSISGLDLPIITGKKLGNLLLEDIVQEESINKALQFISSLSQDGFKQFSEVNIGQPNNIIAYTRDGIAVHLGSGEHIDKQAVMAENMVGDIMARGLSVEYIEVNLTSPFIKLKK; encoded by the coding sequence ATGGGTAAATTTAAAAGTTTTGATGATTTTCAACGTACGATTCATAAAGGATTGGATAGACAAGAAAATCATAAAGAAACAAATTTTATCTCAAATGTAAATAATGATTCAACTGAATTACCTTTAGAACTGTCAAACAAAAATATTAAAAAGAAAAGAAGAAAAATACGAATTAAAAAGAAATGGAAAACAAGATTTATGATGGGATGTGCTGTCTTTTTTATAATTTTGTTGAGTTTTCTTTTTTTACCACTCCCTTTTGGAGATATTCGTGTTACCGGAAGCGCTGTAGTAACTAGAAGTGATATTATTTTTGAAGGTAAGATTAAACATCCCGTTAATGTATTACAAATTAATATTTCAAATGTAAAACAGCGACTATTACATGATATTAGAGTTTCTTCAATAGATATAAAAAGATCCTTTCCTTTTTATATAGATGTTATTGTTCATGATAGGACTCCTTATGCTATTGTACAAGGAGATTACGTATATGCTGTTCTTGATAAAAATGGAAGAGTAATGGATACACAAACTTCGATTAGTGGATTAGATCTTCCTATTATTACGGGAAAGAAATTGGGAAATCTTTTATTAGAAGATATAGTACAAGAAGAGTCTATTAATAAAGCACTTCAATTTATCAGTTCTCTTAGTCAAGATGGATTTAAACAATTTTCTGAGGTAAATATAGGACAACCAAATAATATTATTGCCTATACCAGAGATGGTATTGCAGTGCATTTAGGTTCCGGGGAACATATTGATAAGCAAGCTGTTATGGCAGAAAATATGGTTGGAGATATTATGGCAAGAGGATTATCTGTTGAATATATAGAAGTAAATTTGACATCTCCCTTTATAAAACTTAAAAAGTAA
- a CDS encoding D-alanine--D-alanine ligase translates to MITKNNVVGVLMGGVSGEAAISRATGTAITEALNGLGYHAIAIEYNPRNVISQLKENNVEVVFIALHGKYGEDGTIQSVLELEGIPYTGSGVSSSAITMDKIFSSRLFKQAGIRMANSLPVYFSDGIENVASSINSYFNKFPVVLKPACEGSTIGIEIVHTNEELIPALERAFAVEKRLLAEAYLDGDEFTIPVFNGKAFPIIKICPYSGTYDFHSKYTKGATEYLVPAPISDTLAKEMEEMAVKGYKAAECSGVVRFDIRTSADGTPYMLEANSIPGMTSTSLVPKSAAVLGIDFPQLCEKILLGATIRKV, encoded by the coding sequence ATGATAACTAAAAATAATGTCGTGGGAGTATTAATGGGTGGAGTTTCTGGTGAAGCTGCCATATCTCGAGCTACAGGTACAGCAATTACTGAAGCTTTAAATGGTTTAGGATATCATGCAATAGCTATTGAATATAATCCACGTAATGTTATAAGCCAACTTAAAGAGAATAATGTAGAAGTGGTTTTTATCGCTTTACACGGAAAATATGGGGAAGATGGAACCATTCAAAGTGTTTTAGAGCTGGAAGGGATTCCCTATACAGGCTCCGGTGTTTCTTCCAGTGCCATTACTATGGATAAAATTTTTTCAAGTCGTTTATTCAAACAAGCTGGTATACGTATGGCAAATTCTCTTCCTGTATATTTTTCTGATGGAATTGAAAATGTAGCCAGCTCCATTAATTCTTATTTTAATAAGTTTCCTGTAGTATTGAAACCGGCTTGTGAAGGTTCTACTATCGGAATAGAAATTGTTCATACTAACGAAGAGCTTATTCCGGCTTTAGAGCGAGCGTTTGCTGTAGAAAAACGACTACTTGCAGAAGCTTATTTAGATGGGGATGAATTTACTATTCCTGTTTTTAATGGGAAAGCTTTTCCCATTATTAAAATTTGCCCTTATTCCGGAACTTATGATTTTCACTCTAAATATACAAAAGGAGCTACTGAATATTTAGTTCCTGCACCTATTAGTGATACTTTAGCTAAAGAAATGGAAGAAATGGCTGTAAAGGGGTATAAAGCTGCAGAATGTAGTGGAGTAGTTCGTTTTGATATACGTACATCGGCAGATGGAACCCCCTATATGTTAGAAGCAAATTCTATTCCAGGAATGACATCTACTAGCTTAGTACCTAAATCTGCAGCTGTATTAGGTATAGATTTTCCTCAATTATGTGAAAAAATTCTTCTTGGAGCTACTATAAGAAAGGTATAA
- the murC gene encoding UDP-N-acetylmuramate--L-alanine ligase: MHLDTYQKFHFIGIGGMGMRALANILIHMGVNVSGSDVVDSTILHKFREQGATIYLGHKAENIENADVVVISSAISPENPELQEAKNRNIPIFHRSDVLAAMFMWGKGIAVAGAHGKSTTSAMVGQIFKYANVDPTIVLGGATDYLKGNSCYGKGEYVIAEADESDGTFLKFSPFLSIITNIEDDHLDYYGTFENIKKAFIEFIERISDENGVAVVCIDNAGIRSILSQVKKKVITYGFNIEADYQAVNKRYEKNLLLFDVLHKGHILGTIQLHLPGEHNVLNALAAIVTALYCGISFESIQEALSLFCGVHRRFETKAFHHGIWIVDDYAHHPTEIEATLKAAKEISGYRVICAFQPHRYSRTKLLCDEFAVAFDMADILYFTDIYAASEKPLSGVDGKLIPLLVQKNNLSKEVHYVCTLENLVESLYHIARPGDMIITMGAGNIYTVGQKLAQLLDEEGIYNDN, encoded by the coding sequence ATGCATTTAGATACATATCAAAAGTTTCATTTTATAGGAATAGGTGGTATGGGCATGCGTGCCTTAGCCAATATTTTGATTCATATGGGAGTAAATGTTTCCGGTTCAGATGTAGTAGATTCTACTATTTTACATAAATTTAGAGAACAAGGAGCTACTATTTATCTAGGGCATAAAGCAGAAAATATAGAGAATGCAGATGTTGTTGTTATTTCTTCAGCGATTTCACCAGAGAATCCTGAATTGCAAGAAGCAAAAAATCGAAATATTCCTATATTTCATCGATCAGATGTATTAGCAGCTATGTTTATGTGGGGGAAAGGAATTGCTGTTGCCGGTGCTCACGGAAAATCAACAACCTCTGCTATGGTGGGACAAATATTTAAGTATGCAAATGTAGATCCAACTATTGTTTTAGGAGGAGCTACTGATTATTTAAAAGGAAACTCTTGCTATGGTAAAGGAGAATACGTTATTGCAGAGGCCGATGAAAGTGATGGAACTTTTCTTAAATTTTCACCATTTCTGTCTATAATTACAAATATTGAAGATGACCATTTAGATTATTATGGAACTTTTGAAAATATAAAAAAAGCATTTATAGAATTTATTGAACGTATTTCAGATGAAAATGGCGTAGCAGTTGTTTGTATTGATAATGCAGGTATACGTAGTATTTTATCTCAAGTAAAAAAGAAAGTTATTACCTATGGATTTAATATAGAGGCAGATTATCAAGCTGTTAATAAGAGATACGAGAAAAATCTTTTATTGTTTGATGTTTTACATAAAGGACATATTTTGGGTACGATACAATTACACTTACCTGGAGAGCATAATGTTCTTAATGCATTAGCTGCTATAGTTACTGCACTTTATTGTGGAATATCTTTTGAATCTATTCAAGAAGCTCTTTCTTTATTTTGTGGGGTGCATCGTCGGTTTGAGACTAAAGCATTTCATCATGGAATTTGGATTGTAGATGATTATGCACACCATCCCACAGAGATAGAAGCTACATTAAAAGCAGCAAAAGAAATTAGTGGATATAGAGTTATTTGTGCATTTCAACCACATCGTTATTCTCGGACTAAACTTTTATGTGATGAATTTGCAGTTGCGTTTGATATGGCGGATATTCTTTATTTTACGGATATTTATGCTGCAAGTGAAAAGCCATTATCCGGAGTAGATGGGAAATTAATTCCTCTATTAGTACAAAAAAACAATTTATCAAAAGAGGTACATTATGTTTGTACTTTAGAAAATTTGGTTGAAAGTTTATATCATATAGCAAGGCCGGGTGATATGATAATTACTATGGGGGCCGGGAATATTTATACGGTAGGACAAAAATTAGCTCAATTATTAGATGAAGAAGGAATATATAATGATAACTAA
- the murG gene encoding undecaprenyldiphospho-muramoylpentapeptide beta-N-acetylglucosaminyltransferase, translating into MKKIILSGGGTGGHIYPAVTIAKALQEKEPVEILFVGTPNGMESMIIPREGYSFVSMPMSGLKRKFTFQNISILFKTFGSLWKARTILKNFKPDVVIGTGGYVCGPILLMAALAHIPTIIQEQNVIPGFTNKILSYFVDRIALGYKEAQNYFPIKNKCVYTGNPIRSDIIKISKKEARIKLGIPENFFMILVAGGSRGAHNINKAMIGVHKYFANKTDIYIYHITGTKEFTYVQDTLQKNMPDKKEINNSQIVDYQQDMPTAIAAADVIIYRAGAIGLAEIAAKNLPAILIPYPYAAEDHQTFNAQVFVDAGAATMVLDKELTAESLISNIEELYNDMGKRKRMSDSANKLKMVDAGAHIASMALKMADEKRR; encoded by the coding sequence ATGAAAAAAATTATTTTATCAGGCGGTGGAACAGGGGGGCATATTTATCCTGCTGTTACTATTGCAAAAGCATTACAGGAAAAAGAACCTGTAGAAATATTATTTGTAGGAACACCTAATGGGATGGAATCAATGATTATTCCTCGAGAAGGATATTCGTTTGTTTCTATGCCTATGTCCGGACTGAAACGAAAATTTACTTTTCAAAATATTTCGATTTTATTTAAAACATTTGGTAGTCTTTGGAAAGCAAGAACTATTTTAAAAAATTTTAAACCGGATGTGGTTATTGGTACCGGTGGTTATGTTTGCGGTCCCATTTTACTAATGGCGGCTTTAGCTCATATTCCTACTATTATCCAGGAACAAAATGTAATTCCCGGATTCACTAACAAGATTCTTAGTTATTTTGTTGACAGAATAGCATTGGGATATAAGGAAGCACAAAACTACTTTCCTATAAAGAATAAATGTGTATATACAGGGAACCCTATTCGTAGTGATATTATAAAAATTAGTAAAAAAGAAGCAAGAATAAAGCTTGGAATACCGGAAAATTTTTTTATGATATTAGTAGCCGGAGGAAGTAGAGGCGCACATAATATTAATAAAGCTATGATAGGAGTTCATAAATATTTTGCAAATAAAACAGATATTTATATTTATCATATAACCGGTACGAAAGAATTTACCTATGTACAAGATACATTACAAAAAAATATGCCTGATAAAAAAGAGATTAATAACTCACAAATTGTAGACTATCAACAGGATATGCCAACTGCAATAGCAGCTGCTGATGTTATTATTTATCGTGCAGGTGCTATTGGACTTGCTGAAATAGCAGCTAAAAATTTACCGGCGATCTTAATACCATACCCTTATGCAGCAGAAGATCATCAAACATTTAATGCACAAGTTTTTGTTGATGCAGGTGCAGCAACGATGGTTTTGGATAAAGAATTAACAGCAGAGTCTTTAATTTCCAATATTGAAGAACTTTATAATGATATGGGGAAAAGAAAACGTATGTCTGATTCTGCAAATAAATTAAAAATGGTAGATGCAGGTGCCCATATTGCAAGCATGGCACTAAAAATGGCCGATGAAAAAAGGAGATAA
- the murD gene encoding UDP-N-acetylmuramoyl-L-alanine--D-glutamate ligase, with protein MKNVLVLGAGISGLGAAQVLAKRGFNVVLSDLADRIGDKKKKLIEAGVIFCFGPQSDLLLEGMDTVVLSPAVPSENPIVRGAIKRGISVISEVELGYLITKAPILGITGTNGKTTTTTLLGKMIKEESIPCAVAGNIGVSLSVEVENVPQTGLIAAELSSFQLEFIDTFKPKAAVILNITPDHMERHHTMDAYVAAKSRIFENMDKESYLLLNEQDPYTPKLLEEAEKHTSVYLLNVSTEVDRGACIVNNKLVLKVNKQQIIICDISELQIKGAQNHEDCLAAAFLAYIGGVSIESIRKVLLSFKGLAHRVEFVRTLHGVSYFNDSKATNVDAALKGMSSFNKPLILIVGGHDKGTPLHDFMEYVKIHAKYIILIGESSERFYEEAKRAGIHTIEKAVNMEEAIKKAQNIATIGDVVMLSPACSSFDMYSCYEERGDIFKDIVNHLN; from the coding sequence ATGAAAAATGTTTTAGTTTTAGGTGCAGGTATAAGTGGACTTGGTGCAGCACAAGTTTTAGCAAAAAGAGGATTTAATGTAGTTCTTTCTGATTTAGCAGATCGTATTGGCGATAAAAAAAAGAAACTCATTGAAGCCGGAGTTATCTTTTGTTTTGGGCCACAAAGTGATTTGTTATTAGAAGGTATGGATACAGTAGTACTTTCTCCTGCTGTGCCTTCAGAAAATCCTATTGTTAGAGGAGCAATTAAACGGGGAATTTCTGTAATCAGCGAAGTGGAGTTAGGGTATTTAATAACTAAAGCACCTATATTAGGCATTACGGGTACCAATGGAAAAACAACAACTACTACATTGTTAGGAAAAATGATTAAGGAAGAGTCTATTCCTTGTGCAGTAGCAGGTAATATAGGTGTTTCTTTAAGTGTAGAAGTTGAAAATGTACCACAAACAGGCTTGATTGCTGCTGAGTTATCCAGTTTCCAACTTGAATTTATTGATACTTTTAAACCTAAAGCTGCTGTGATTTTAAACATTACTCCTGATCATATGGAAAGGCATCATACAATGGATGCATATGTTGCTGCTAAATCTAGAATTTTTGAAAACATGGATAAAGAAAGTTATTTACTTTTAAATGAGCAAGATCCATATACCCCTAAATTGTTGGAAGAAGCTGAAAAGCATACTTCAGTATATTTGTTAAATGTTTCTACAGAGGTAGACAGAGGAGCTTGCATTGTTAATAATAAATTGGTTCTAAAAGTTAATAAACAACAAATAATAATTTGTGATATTTCGGAATTGCAAATTAAAGGAGCACAAAATCATGAGGATTGTTTAGCAGCTGCTTTTCTTGCGTATATTGGAGGTGTTTCTATAGAATCCATTCGTAAAGTACTACTCTCGTTTAAAGGATTGGCACATCGAGTCGAATTCGTAAGAACTTTACATGGAGTGAGTTATTTTAATGATTCAAAAGCAACGAATGTAGATGCTGCGTTAAAAGGAATGAGTTCTTTTAATAAACCACTTATATTGATTGTTGGTGGGCATGATAAAGGAACTCCTTTACATGATTTTATGGAATATGTAAAAATACATGCAAAGTATATAATATTAATTGGAGAATCTTCAGAACGTTTTTATGAAGAAGCTAAGCGTGCTGGAATTCATACTATTGAGAAAGCAGTTAATATGGAAGAAGCAATAAAAAAAGCACAGAACATAGCAACTATCGGTGATGTGGTAATGCTTTCTCCTGCTTGTTCAAGCTTTGATATGTATTCTTGTTACGAAGAGCGAGGAGATATTTTTAAAGATATCGTTAATCATTTAAATTAA
- the mraY gene encoding phospho-N-acetylmuramoyl-pentapeptide-transferase, whose amino-acid sequence MIFMPYLLYIIIAVITTIILGAVGIPMAKKYKAHQSIREEGPKSHRCKSGTPTMGGLFMVLAAVIVTVFSQAHSWAVICLLVLTVGYCILGFLDDFIKAEKKRNLGLTAKQKLMGQIILAVIFCYGTSTALNLSHAILVPFTSWELSIGYLYYPFVVIVIVGASNAVNLTDGLDGLAAGCCFITFMAYALYSLWVGLTDVAAFSCIMAGCCAGFLFYNYHPAKIFMGDTGSLALGGAIAGISVVTHSELLLVFLGVIFVAEALSVILQVASFQLWGKRIFKMSPLHHHFELSGWSETQVVWFFWFTEMLAAAGVLLLVSICEMI is encoded by the coding sequence ATGATTTTTATGCCATACCTCTTATATATAATAATAGCTGTTATTACAACGATTATTTTAGGAGCTGTTGGAATTCCAATGGCAAAAAAATATAAAGCTCATCAATCTATTCGCGAAGAAGGACCTAAATCTCACCGTTGTAAATCAGGGACACCGACAATGGGTGGTTTGTTTATGGTATTAGCTGCAGTAATTGTTACTGTATTTAGTCAAGCACATTCTTGGGCAGTCATTTGTTTGTTAGTTCTTACTGTAGGATATTGCATTCTTGGATTTCTTGATGATTTTATTAAGGCGGAAAAGAAAAGAAATTTGGGATTAACTGCTAAACAGAAATTAATGGGGCAAATTATATTAGCAGTTATATTTTGTTATGGAACTTCTACCGCATTAAATCTTTCACATGCAATTCTTGTTCCGTTTACTTCTTGGGAATTGTCTATTGGATATTTATATTATCCTTTTGTTGTGATAGTTATAGTGGGAGCATCTAATGCTGTTAATCTAACTGATGGATTAGACGGATTAGCTGCAGGATGTTGTTTTATAACTTTTATGGCATATGCTCTATATAGCTTATGGGTAGGATTAACTGATGTAGCAGCATTTTCTTGTATTATGGCAGGATGTTGTGCAGGCTTTTTGTTTTATAATTATCATCCTGCTAAAATTTTTATGGGAGATACAGGTTCGCTTGCTTTAGGAGGCGCTATAGCAGGTATTTCTGTGGTAACACATTCGGAATTACTTTTAGTCTTTTTAGGAGTAATTTTTGTAGCAGAAGCATTATCTGTTATTTTACAAGTAGCATCTTTTCAATTATGGGGAAAAAGAATCTTTAAAATGAGTCCGCTTCATCATCATTTTGAGTTGTCCGGGTGGAGTGAAACACAAGTAGTATGGTTTTTTTGGTTTACTGAAATGTTGGCAGCAGCAGGAGTTTTATTATTAGTTTCTATATGTGAGATGATATAA
- a CDS encoding UDP-N-acetylmuramoyl-tripeptide--D-alanyl-D-alanine ligase, with protein MATFTIEELNKALNGALIQKGVTSLFSGISTDTRTIKKGDVFIALLGENFDGHEFIDNAINKGAAGIIISNKNCLHKVPKQISIFYVNDTKVALENCAYFHRNRFLIPVIGVTGSNGKTTTKDMIFTILNQVFSVCSTVKNNNNEIGMCQTLLSLKKSDNVCIVEMGMRGIGQIKELCTFTKPTIGVVTNVGTSHIGILGSKRNIAKAKSELIESLGETGIAVLNQDDPLVIGMQENFRGKVLTYGIKKGDVHAENISYGITSTSFDCHIKEHVFSIELPVLGVHNVYNALASIAVGYLMGVETSYIQRAFQQYKPAEQRQHIVNMYGVQIMDDSYNANPLSMEMAFQALKQLNGVHQILVLGDMLELGEKEKTYHYETGKRAAEIGVDTVITVGELGKFIALGAKEHGCKQVISCNTLEEAAQVLESIMKKGDTVLLKASHSMHMEKILQLLGGDGK; from the coding sequence ATGGCAACATTTACGATTGAAGAATTAAATAAAGCATTAAATGGTGCTTTAATACAGAAAGGTGTAACTTCTTTATTTAGTGGGATTAGTACCGATACACGAACCATTAAGAAGGGTGATGTATTTATTGCTTTGCTCGGAGAAAATTTTGATGGACATGAGTTTATCGATAATGCTATTAATAAAGGCGCAGCGGGTATTATTATTAGCAATAAAAATTGTTTACATAAAGTACCGAAACAAATATCTATATTTTATGTAAACGATACTAAAGTTGCATTAGAAAATTGTGCCTATTTTCATAGAAACCGTTTTTTAATTCCTGTTATTGGAGTTACAGGTTCTAATGGAAAAACAACAACCAAAGATATGATTTTCACGATACTTAATCAAGTTTTTTCTGTTTGTAGTACTGTTAAAAATAATAATAATGAAATCGGAATGTGCCAGACTTTACTCTCTTTAAAGAAGAGCGATAATGTATGTATTGTGGAAATGGGAATGCGTGGAATCGGGCAAATAAAAGAATTATGCACATTTACTAAACCGACTATAGGTGTTGTTACGAATGTAGGGACATCGCATATAGGTATTTTAGGAAGTAAGAGAAACATAGCTAAAGCTAAAAGTGAATTAATAGAGTCGTTAGGAGAAACAGGGATTGCAGTTCTTAACCAAGATGATCCTTTAGTTATAGGTATGCAAGAAAACTTTAGAGGAAAAGTACTTACTTATGGAATTAAAAAAGGCGATGTTCATGCGGAAAATATTTCTTACGGTATAACAAGTACCAGTTTTGATTGTCATATTAAAGAACATGTATTTTCGATTGAATTGCCTGTGTTAGGGGTACACAATGTCTATAATGCACTAGCATCCATAGCTGTAGGGTATCTAATGGGTGTGGAAACTTCATATATCCAAAGGGCATTTCAACAGTATAAACCGGCAGAGCAAAGGCAGCATATTGTAAATATGTATGGAGTACAAATAATGGATGACTCTTATAATGCTAATCCGTTATCTATGGAAATGGCTTTTCAGGCATTAAAACAACTCAATGGAGTGCATCAAATTCTTGTTTTAGGTGATATGCTTGAACTTGGAGAAAAGGAGAAAACATATCATTATGAAACTGGTAAAAGAGCTGCTGAAATAGGAGTTGATACAGTTATAACTGTAGGGGAATTAGGTAAATTTATTGCCTTAGGAGCTAAAGAGCATGGATGCAAACAAGTAATTTCTTGTAACACTTTGGAAGAAGCAGCTCAAGTACTCGAATCTATTATGAAAAAAGGAGACACCGTATTATTAAAAGCATCACATTCTATGCATATGGAAAAAATATTACAACTATTAGGGGGAGACGGTAAATGA